Proteins found in one Cheilinus undulatus linkage group 9, ASM1832078v1, whole genome shotgun sequence genomic segment:
- the pamr1b gene encoding inactive serine protease PAMR1: MLSAGRGLQLGQTHGGTRTIPWTTTFVSGKEGWFLFISLFILISLPQGRAWPYDYRYLYNHCPGPEWNVMCRGCCEYDVIRCKCPLQGTPVGYAVPCCRNAINECDPCIVHPGCSIFENCKRCNNGTWGPRDDFFINGKYCAECRPGWSGGDCLRCGGVIRKRQGHLVLESYPNNARCEWTIQVDHPFTIELRFMMLSLEFHHSCRYDFIEVRDGDSINSGVIGRFCGNSRPTPIQSSGNSLHILFVSDGYKNFDGFFATFQENSACSSSPCLHDGTCILDSSYTYHCACLAGYTGKRCENVVGCQRPPVPTHGSTEGMLHHSGERITFRCDPGFELRGAHSAICLSDGSWSAPAPKCVPVESVCSLPPKPKHGDHFLVYGPNDVLIALQYLCYHPYELSGNSQRTCLPNNTWSGPPPVCTQVNNTLPEAEKDKTKDKEKDISSEKDIGKTKEKGQENTTRENESVGEGDINTRRENTTAVGGEDKSTGTIPEKTVAEDKTKEEPEESNTGSEKPTGGSQDKGDPKSTDNSLNTVEKKEPEVQKLPGKKEDPNLDIGKTDITEIIVIKDKGQEEKERKDMQVNGKREPDKVGPNDTKLRTVISEGENTVEIFELERTKNNTLLHGTKDTQTDNNTIISLGRKIIPSRVNITQYTMYRAGGEENGRGKEKQIVKEEKKVEKTAEKTKEELEREKEKEREKEINQSIIEKSCPPLPRLYHGYHQQVPGVHPDTVEFFCNNSYALAGDAQRTCQSDGTWSGKQPLCVRACREPKVSELVKQRVLPPQAPSRKTPLHKLYSSALGRQLQSDDPSKVPPLLSQLPQGFHHLYTHIEYECASQFYQHSGSSRRTCLKTGKWSGRHVSCSPVCGKHPTFDPERPAEAYWPWLAAIYRRSTNRAAETKVTKAESLAGSLKKNGGAGNGNYNQASDWQLVCSGALVSQRSVVVAAHCVTQLGKVYPLDAAKIKVVVGKHFRDDHIESKGLQHLRVASIVVHTNYDPHILDSDIAVVKLLDKARIGEKVLPLCLSESTGEEVTTGQGLVTGWSPLPDPNLGSDETARVGLVRLADVVPCEQQYARNGVPVSVTDNMLCGSQKPDYRPSNICPSDMGGILILPALSDSQDSHDPKLSVGVTQAQRESRGLWRLLGLVSFGYDQGECDPDLYTVYTHVANFKDWIENNLK, from the exons ATGCTGTCTGCGGGACGGGGACTGCAGCTGGGGCAAACCCACGGGGGGACCCGCACAATCCCCTGGACCACTACCTTTGTCTCTGGGAAGGAGGGCTGGTTCCTCTTCATCTCCCTCTTCATCCTTATCTCCTTACCCCAGGGGAGGGCCTGGCCCTACG ATTACAGGTATTTATACAACCACTGCCCGGGCCCAGAGTGGAACGTTATGTGCAGAGGCTGCTGTGAGTATGATGTTATCCGCTGTAAATGCCCTCTGCAGGGGACGCCGGTGGGCTATGCTGTGCCCTGCTGCCGCAACGCTATCAATGAGTGTGACCCCTGCATCGTTCATCCAG GTTGCAGTATATTTGAGAACTGTAAACGCTGTAACAACGGGACATGGGGTCCCCGTGATGACTTCTTCATTAATGGGAAATACTGCGCTGAGTGTCGCCCCGGCTGGTCTGGTGGAGACTGCTTGA ggtGTGGGGGAGTCATTCGCAAACGGCAGGGCCATTTGGTGCTGGAGAGTTACCCCAACAACGCTCGCTGTGAGTGGACCATACAGGTGGATCATCCCTTTACGATAGAACTCAG GTTTATGATGCTGAGTCTGGAGTTTCACCATTCTTGCCGCTATGACTTCATTGAGGTCCGAGATGGTGACAGCATTAACTCAGGTGTTATCGGTCGATTCTGCGGAAACAGCAGACCCACGCCGATTCAGAGCTCTGGAAACAGTCTGCACATCCTCTTCGTGTCGGATGGCTACAAAAACTTTGATGGATTCTTCGCCACTTTCCAGGAGAACTCAG CTTGCAGCTCCTCTCCATGTCTGCACGATGGGACTTGTATTCTGGATAGTTCATACACGTACCACTGTGCCTGTCTGGCTGGCTACACAGGCAAGAGGTGTGAAAACG TGGTGGGCTGCCAAAGGCCTCCAGTCCCCACCCATGGATCCACGGAGGGTATGCTTCATCACTCAGGGGAACGCATCACTTTCCGCTGTGACCCTGGCTTTGAGCTACGGGGGGCTCATAGTGCCATCTGCCTCAGCGATGGCTCCTGGAGCGCGCCCGCCCCTAAGTGTG TTCCAGTGGAAAGTGTCTGCTCTTTACCACCCAAGCCAAAACATGGAGACCACTTCCTGGTTTATGGACCCAATGATGTCCTGATTGCCCTGCAGTACCTGTGCTACCATCCCTATGAGCTCAGCGGAAACTCACAGAGAACCTGCCTGCCGAACAACACCTGGAGTGGTCCTCCTCCTGTCTGCACCCAAg TGAATAATACTCTCCCTGAGGCTgaaaaagacaagacaaaagacaaagaaaaagatatCTCCAGTGAAAAAGACATCGGAAAAACTAAAGAGAAAGGTCAAGAGAACACAACTAGAGAGAATGAAAGTGTTGGAGAAGGAGATATAAACACCCGGCGAGAGAATACCACTGCAGTCGGCGGAGAAGATAAATCTACTGGTACCATTCCAGAGAAAACAGTGGCTGAGGATAAGACCAAAGAAGAGCCAGAGGAAAGTAATACTGGGTCAGAGAAACCCACAGGAGGAAGTCAAGATAAAGGGGATCCTAAAAGCACAGACAACAGCTTGAACACAGTCGAAAAGAAAGAACCTGAGGTACAAAAGCTGCCGGGGAAAAAAGAAGACCCAAATTTGGATATAGGAAAGACAGACATCACAGAAATCATAGTGATAAAAGACAAAGGacaagaggagaaggagagaaaagacaTGCAGGTGAATGGGAAAAGAGAGCCGGACAAAGTGGGACCTAATGATACCAAGCTGAGGACGGTGATATCTGAGGGTGAAAACACAGTGGAGATATTTGAACTGGAAAGGACAAAGAACAACACACTTCTACATGGCACAAAGGACACACAGACTGATAATAATACAATCATTTCTCTTGGGAGAAAAATCATTCCCTCTCGAGTTAATATCACTCAGTACACCATGTACAGAGCAGGAGGTGAGGAGAATGGGAGgggaaaggaaaaacaaatagttaaagaggaaaagaaggtggagaagactgctgagaaaacaaaggaggagctggagagggagaaggagaaagagagggagaaagaaatCAACCAAAGCATCATTG AGAAAAGCTGCCCACCTCTGCCTCGCCTCTACCATGGCTACCACCAGCAGGTCCCTGGTGTTCATCCTGACACTGTGGAGTTCTTCTGCAACAACTCGTATGCTCTTGCAGGTGACGCCCAGCGTACCTGCCAGTCTGATGGAACCTGGAGCGGCAAACAACCTCTCTGTGTCAGAG CATGCAGGGAGCCCAAAGTGTCAGAGCTGGTTAAACAAAGAGTTCTCCCTCCTCAGGCACCCTCAAG AAAGACCCCCCTACATAAACTCTACTCCTCTGCTCTGGGCCGTCAGCTGCAGTCTGACGACCCCTCCAAAGTCCCCCCTCTGCTCTCCCAGCTACCTCAGGGCTTCCACCACCTCTACACACATATAGAGTATGAATGTGCATCTCAGTTCTACCAACACTCTGGCAGCTCACGCCGCACTTGCCTGAAGACTGGGAAATGGAGTGGGCGCCATGTGTCTTGCTCACCAG TGTGTGGGAAGCATCCAACCTTTGACCCAGAGAGGCCTGCAGAGGCTTACTGGCCTTGGCTGGCAGCCATCTACCGCCGCTCCACCAACAGAGCAGCCGAGACAAAGGTGACCAAGGCTGAAAGCCTGGCAGGGTCCCTGAAGAAGAACGGTGGAGCGGGAAATGGCAACTACAACCAGGCTTCTGACTGGCAGCTGGTGTGCAGCGGGGCACTGGTGAGCCAACGCAGCGTGGTGGTGGCGGCGCACTGTGTGACCCAGCTGGGGAAGGTGTATCCTCTGGATGCAGCCAAGATCAAGGTTGTGGTGGGGAAGCACTTCAGGGATGACCACATTGAGAGTAAAGGTCTTCAACACCTAAGG GTGGCCTCCATCGTTGTTCACACAAACTATGACCCCCATATCCTCGACTCTGACATAGCTGTTGTGAAGTTACTGGACAAAGCGAGGATTGGAGAGAAGGTTTTACCCCTCTGCCTCTCAGAAAGCACAGGAGAAGAGGTAACCACAGGGCAGGGGCTCGTAACAGGCTGGTCTCCACTTCCTGATCCAAATTTAGGTTCTGATGAGACGGCGAGGGTTGGCCTGGTCCGTCTTGCTGATGTGGTCCCCTGTGAGCAGCAGTACGCTCGCAACGGCGTGCCGGTCAGTGTCACAGACAATATGCTTTGTGGCAGCCAGAAGCCTGACTATCGGCCCTCTAACATATGTCCCTCTGACATGGGGGGGATCCTCATCCTCCCTGCCCTCTCTGACAGCCAAGATAGCCATGACCCCAAGCTCTCTGTTGGAGTTACGCAGGcgcagagagagagcagagggcTGTGGAGACTTCTGGGACTGGTGAGCTTTGGCTATGACCAAGGGGAGTGTGATCCTGACCTCTACACTGTCTACACACATGTAGCAAACTTTAAAGACTGGATAGAAAACaatttgaagtaa